The Actinomyces lilanjuaniae genome segment GTGAGGCACGGTGGGTATCCCGGCCGCACCCAGCAGGACCTTGGTGACCTGCTTGTCCATGCCTGCCGCGCTGGCCAGCACCCCGCACCCCACGTAGCGCAGGCCCGCCATCTCCAGCAGACCCTGGACCGTCCCGTCCTCGCCGTAGGGACCGTGCAGCAGAGGCAGGACCACGTCCACAGCCAGCTCACGCGGCGGCTGCCCGGGCAGGGCGACGAGCACGCAGCCCCGCCCACCCTGCGGGAGGGTCACAGTCCCCCGCCCTGTGCCCTCCTCAGTGATCTCCACCGGCGGGCGGCCTTCGGCCAGCTCCAGGGCTGCCGGGTCGTCGTCCACCAGGACCCACCGGCCGCTCCTGGTGATACCCACCGGTACTACCTCGTAGCGCTGCCGGTCGATAGCTGACAGGACGCCCGCTGCCGTGGCGCAGGACACCGAGTGCTCGCCGCTGCGCCCGCCGAAGAGGACGACAACACGTGGCCTGCGCGGGCCGGAGGACGGTGAGGATGCAGGTTCCTGCTGGTCAGACATGGGCGTCATCGTAGCGCGGCCTCCTCCCTGACCAGACCGGCCTCTCCGCCCGCAGGCTATACTTATGCTGTACCAGGCAGGTCCGTGCCTGCCCCGTGTCTGCGGGCACGTCCTGGGACAGCCCGGTGGTCAGAAGAGGCGTCCGGTACCTGCCGCTAGGTTCTTGTGCTGATTCAGGAGGATCCATGAGACACCGCGTGTCGCACCCGGCTACTGCCCCAGCCTCCGTCCTGCTCACCGTGCCCCTTGTGGTGTCCCTGCTGGCCCTCCTGGGCCTGGGCGCCTGCTCCACACAGGCAGCGGGCAGTGCCGGGAGCCGCCAGGACGCCACTACCAGCGCCTCAGCCTCTTCCGCGACGTCACCCACGACCTCTCCCGCACCGGCGTCGCCCCCGGTCGCTGCCGCCTCCCAGGTACCCACCACCACCGGTGTGCTGACCCAGAAGGAGCAGGGCAGCCAGGTCGCCCCCTCCTGGGGCAGCGGCAGCCAGGGACAGGACGCGGCCGAGGACTCCGCCCTGGTCATCACCGACGTACGCGTGGGCTCCCACGACGACGAGGGATACGACCGGATCGTTATCGAGCTGGCCGGCAACGGGGCTCCAGGCTGGTCGGCCCTGTGGACCGACCAGGCCTACTCCCTGGGCAAGGGGGACCCTATCGCAGTCAGCGGCGACTACACCCTGGTGGTCACCGGGACCGGTGCCACCATGCCGACGACTCCTGAGCAGCAGGAGCTGGCCTACACCGGGACCACACGCTTCGACATGGACGCCAAGGGAATCGAGCAGGCCCACGTGAACCTGACTGTGGAGGACCAGTTCCAGGTGGTGCTAGGCACGGGCTCCCAGACCTACCGCGTCTTCACCCTCTCCAGCCCCACCCGCCTGGTCATTGACGTGGCAGACGACGCCGCCGGGGAGCTCGGGGACGGTGAGGGCTAGAGAATCCCGCCGCCAGATCCCCGCCCCGTCCCTGGGAGCCCTGGGAGCCCGTCCTCGGGAGTCCCGGGAGTCCTTAGTCTCAGTCGTGAGGCTACTCGTGAGGCGGGGCGTGGACCCCCTCCGCTTTTCGGGGACGTGCCAGCAGTACGTCAGTGACCTCGGCGACGGTGGCCGTGCCCTCCACGACCGCCACCACCCCGGCGGTAATCGGCATCTCCACCCCCTGGGCCAGTGCCAGGTCCAGGACCGCCCGCGCCGACCTGGCCCCCTCCGCCACTCCCCGTGAGGCTGCTGCCGCCTGGTCCACGCTCATCCCCTCACCCAGGCGGCGTCCGAAGGCCTGGTTGCGGCTCAGGGGCGAGGAGCAGGTGGCAACTAGGTCGCCCACGCCGGCCAGGCCCGCGAAAGTCTCCGGCCTGGCGCCCAGGGCCAGGCCCAGGCGGGTGATCTCCACCAGGCCGCGGGAGATGATCGTGGCCCGCGAGTTGTCCCCCATGCCGTGCCCGGTGGCAGCGCCCACGGCCAGGGCAATGACGTTCTTGACGGCACCGCACAGCTCGACCCCCAGCACGTCGGTGTTGGTGTAGGGACGAAAGGTGGCAGTGGCGCAGGAGGAGGCCACCAGACGAGCTACCGCCTCGTCCTGGGCGGCCACGACTGTGCCCGTGGGCTGCCCGGCAGCGATCTCGTCGGCCAGGTTGGGCCCAGACACCACGGCCACCCTGCCAGGAGGCAGCCCGAGTACCTGGGTGAGAAGCTCACTCATACGCAGCCCCGTCCCCAGCTCCACCCCCTTCATGAGCGACACGGCCACCGCCGCCTCTCCCAGGGTTCCTCCCAGCGACCCCAGGACACTGCGCGCCTCCTGGGAGGGCAGGGCCACCGCGACAAGCTGGGCGCCATAGACTGCCTGAGACCTGCTGGTGGTGGCCCGCACGGTCGACGGCAGGCGGTGGCCCGGCACGTAGCGCTCGTTGGTACCCGCGTTGATCTCCTCGGCCACCTCGCGGCGCCGCGCCCATATGGTCGTGGGGGTGCCCGCCTGGGCCAGGAGGGAGGCAAAGGTGGTGCCCCAGGCCCCTGAGCCGATGACCGCCGCCCTCATGCCGACTCCTCACCCAGGTGGGCACCCAGGTCGGAGCGGGCCTCCTCAGGCTCCACAGGGTCGGGGCGTCGCACCCCCACCCTCCTGCGTCCCGGGTCCCCGTCATACTTCAGGTCAAAGGGTCGCGGGGCCTTCAGCCCCCGCAGCTCCTCCACCAGGCCGGTGACGGCGCGCATGATCTCCGCGGTGCACTCACGCACGGCCTCACGGTCGGTGACGTCGCTGCCGTAGCACGACAGGTCCAGGGGCTCGCCGATCCTGACTCTGACGTCCTTGCGCGGAAGGGGGCGCAGCCTCACGGAGTAGGTGTCCAGGATCATGTGGGCGCCCCACTGGCCCATGGGCAAGACCGGTACCCCCGTGGCCATGGCAAGCCGAGCGGCGCCCGTCTTCCCTGTCATGGGCCACTTCAGCGGGTCACGTGACAGGGTTCCCTCCGGGAAGACCATGACAGCCTCCCCAGCGCGCAGCACCCTCTCCGCCTCAGCCAGGGAGCCAGACGCCGCCGAGCTCGACCGCTGCACCGGGATCTGGCCTCCCGCACGCAGGACCGACCCCAGGACAGGTACCCGGAACAGGGACGACTTGGTCAGGGAGTAGATCGGGATCCCGGCATCCACGATGCTGCGCATCGCGGTCAGGGAGTCCAGGTCGCTCAGGTGGTTGGCCACCGCGATAAAGCCGCCGTCAGCGGGAATGTTCTCCACCCCGCTCACCTGCTGACGGGAGACCATCCGCAGGAAGGGGATGATCACGCCTCGGGCGGCAAAACGGTAGAACGGGCTGAACTGTCGGGTCTGCTGAGGGTGGGCCACGACAGGACTCTAGCCGTTCTCCGTCCGCCAGGTGGCGCCTGGAGGCCGACTCCGTCCGTCTCCGTCGCGCTCAGGCCAGACGAGTCACGTTCGCGTCCAGGGCGGCCAGCTTGGACATAAAGCTCTCGTACCCGCGGTCGATGAGGTTGACGCCCTCGACACGGCTGGTCCCCTCTGCCGCCAGGGCGGCAATGAGGTGCGAGAAGCCCCCGCGCAGGTCCGGTACCACGATATCGGCGCCCCGTAGCGGCGCAGGTCCTGAGATGACTGCCGAGTGGTAGAAGTTGCGCTGGCCGAAGCGGCAGGCGGTACCCCCGAGGCACTCGCGGTAGACCTGGATCGTGGCCCCCATCTTGCGCAGGGCGCCGGTGAAGCCGAAGCGGTTCTCGTAAACGGTCTCGTGGACGATGGACAGGCCCCCGGCCTGGGTCAGGGCCACGACCAGGGGCTGCTGCCAGTCGGTCATGAAACCAGGGTGGACGTTGGTCTCCACCACGCTGGAGCGCAGGTCGCCCCCAGGGTGGTAGAAGCGGATACCGTCGTCGCGCACGTCGAAGGCACCGCCTACCTTGCGGAAGGTGTTGAGGAAGGTGGTCATGTGGCTCTGGCGCGCCCCACGCACGAAGACGTCGCCCCGGGTGGCCAGGGCCGCCGAGGCCCAGGACGCCGCCTCGATACGGTCCGGCAGGGCAGCGTGGTTGTAGCCGCCGAGCTCCTCGACACCCTCGACGTGGATGGTGCGGTCGGTGTCCACCGAGATGATGGCCCCCATCTTCTGCAGCACGTCCACCAGGTCCATGATCTCAGGCTCGACAGCCGCTCCCCGCAGCTCGGTCAGCCCGTGGGCGCGCACAGCGGTGAGGAGAGTCTGCTCGGTGGCGCCCACAGAAGGATAGGGCAGCTCGATAACAGTGCCGTTGAGGCCGTGGGGCGCAGTCAGCCGGATACCCTGGACCTGCTTGTCCACGTCCGCGCCAAACTGCCGCAGGATCTCCAGGTGGAAGTCGATGGGACGGTCGCCGATGCGGCACCCACCGAGGTCGGGGATGAACGCCTCCCCGAGCCGGTGCAGCAGCGGCCCGCAGAAGAGGATCGGAATACGTGAGGAGCCCGCGTGGGCATCAATATCTGCGACGTGGGCCGCCTCGACCTTGGAGGGGTCCAGGCGCAGCACGCCCTCACGCTGGTCGTAGTCGATGGACACCCCGTGCAGGCTCAGCAGCCCGGAGACGACGTCGACGTCACGGATGAGGGGGACGTTGCGCAGCACCGACTGGGTGGTCCCCAGCAGCGCAGCCACCATGGCCTTAGGAGCCAGGTTCTTGGCACCGCGCACAGTGATCTCGCCGTTGAGCGGACGCCCTCCCTCCACCTGGAGCAGACCATCGACCATGTGTTCCTCCATCACGTGCAGACCGAGCGCGACGCGGTGGCAACCGCCCCGGCCCCGGAACGGCTCACAGCCGGGGCCGTCCCAGCATAGGCGTGCGCTCCCGGCCAGGCTGGCCGTAGAACGCTCCGGCCAGGGTGTCCTTGGACTCAGGGAAGGTCCCTGAGACCTGGCAGTCTCAGGGTGCCTGCGTCGAGCGCGCCGACACGACCTGCTCCTTGGGCAGGTGCCTGGCGGGCAGGGTCCGCGGCTTGTAGGCGGGGCGACCCTGCTCGTAGGCCTGGATCTTGTCCTCGTGCTGCAAGGTCAGGGAGATATCGTCCAGGCCCTCCATGAGGGTCCAACGCACGTAGTCGTCAATCTGGAAGGAGCAGCGGAAGCCCGCCGCCTCCACACTGCGGTGCTCTAGGTCCACCGTCACCTCGGTGCCCGGCTCCGCCTCCAGGATCTTCCACAGCTGCTCGCAGTCCTCCTGGGTCACCACCCCGGTCACCAGCCCCTGCTTGCCGGAGTTGCCCCGGAAGATGTCGGCAAAGCGAGGGGCCAGAACCGCCCTGAACCCGTAGTCCTTGAGCGCCCACACCGCGTGCTCGCGCGAGGAGCCCGTCCCGAAGTCCGGCCCCGCCACGAGCACGGAGGCCCGCCTGTAGGCCTCCTGGTTGAGGACGAAGTCAGGCTCACCAGCACGCCACGAGGCGAACAGGGCGTCGTCGAACCCGGTGCGCGTGATGCGCTTGAGGTAGACGGCGGGAATGATCTGGTCGGTGTCCACGGCGCTGCGCCGCAGCGGGGCACCGACCCCGGTGTGACGGACAAACTTCTCCATATCTGATCAGGCTCCTTCTGCCTCTGGCGGGACGTCAGGCAGATCGGCGGGCGTGGACAGACGACCACGCACCGCCGTGGCGGCCGCCACCACCGGGGACACCAGGTGGGTGCGTCCGCCCTTGCCCTGACGGCCCTCGAAGTTGCGGTTGGAGGTGGAGGCGGCACGCTCGCCCGGGCTGAGCTGGTCAGGGTTCATACCCAGGCACATGGAGCACCCCGCGTTGCGCCACTCCGCGCCAAAACTGGTGAACACCTGATCCAGGCCCTCAGCCTCGGCCTGGAGCCGTACGCGCGCGGAGGCCGGAACTACCAGCATGCGCAGGCCGTCGGCCTTCTCCCGGCCCCGGATCACCTCGGCGGCAGCACGGAGGTCCTCGATTCGCCCGTTGGTGCACGAGCCGAGGAAGACAGTGTCCACCTTGATGTCACGCAGGGGCGTGCCCGGGGCAAGGTCCATGTACTCCAGAGCACGCTGGGCAGCCAGGCGCTCGGTCTCGTCGGCGATCTCCTCCGGGACCGGGACACTGCCCGAGATCGGCAGCCCCTGGCCCGGATTCGTTCCCCAGGTGACAAAAGGCTCGATGTCCCTGGCCTCCAAGACCACCTCGGTGTCAAAAACGGCATCGGGGTCGGTGCGCAGGGAGGACCAGTACTCCACCGCCGCGTCCCAGTCCTCCCCCTGAGGGGCATGGGGACGACCACGGATGTAGTCAAAAGTGGTCTGGTCAGGGGCGATCATGCCTGCCCGGGCACCACCCTCAATGCTCATGTTGCAGATGGTCATACGGGCCTCCATGGACAGCTGCTCGATGGCGCGGCCGCGGTACTCAATAACGTGCCCCTGCCCCCGTTGGTACCGATCTTGGCGATGATGGCCAGGATGATGTCCTTGGCACCGCTGCCGGGGGGCAGGTCCCCGTCGATAGTGACGCTCATGGTCTTGAACGGCGCGATCGGCAGGGTCTGGGTGGCCAGGACGTGCTCCACCTGGGACGTGCCGATACCAAAGGCCAACGCCCCGAAGGCGCCGTGGGTCGAGGTGTGGGAGTCACCACAGACGACGGTCATCCCCGGCTGGGTCAGCCCCAGCTGAGGGCCGACGGCGTGGACGATGCCCTGGTCGGCATCGCCCAGGGAGTGCAGACGCACCCCGAACTCAGCGCAGTTGGCCCGCAGCGTCTCGATCTGGGCGCGGCTGGTGATGTCGGCGATAGGCAGGTCGATGTCGAGGGTCGGGGTGTTGTGGTCCTCGGTGGCCAGGGTCAGGTCGGTACGGCGGACCTGACGGCCCGCTAGGCGCAGGCCCTCGAAGGCCTGGGGGCTGGTGACCTCGTGGACCAGGTGCAGGTCGATGTAGAGCAGGTCGGGCGCCCCGTCAACACCCTGGGACACGATGTGGTTGCGCCAGACCTTCTCGGCCAGAGTCATTCCCATCGCGCAGCCGTCCTTTCCTTTCCTTGAGGCACGAGCACGGGCCCGGTGGTGCGCGGCCCCCGGCCCAAGGGACGTCGCCGCTTCCACGTCCCGCTCAGGACGTTATGCTGACACCACGCCACTTCTCGTAGGCAAGCATACTTGAAGTCTCATACCTTGAAATGGCAGTATCAGAATATGGACAACCCCACTGAGAGCAGCAGCGGCGTCGGCGTCATCGACAAGGCCGCGCAGGTGCTCAACGCCCTGGAGTCCGGCCCCGCCACCCTGGCGCACCTGGTTGCCTCGACCCATCTGGCCCGCCCCACCGCCCACCGCATCGCGGTGGCCCTGGAGTACCACCGCCTGGTCACCCGCGACTCCCAGGGCAGGTTCGTCCTAGGCCCCCGGCTCGCAGAGCTGGCCAGGGCCGCGGGCGAGGACCACCTCCTGGTGGCCGCAGGCCCGGTCCTGGCCGCACTGCGCGACAAGACCCACGAGTCCGCCCAGCTCTATCGGCGCCAGGGAGACGTACGCGTGTGCGTGGCCAACGCCGAGCGTCCGATCGGGCTGCGTGACTCGATCCCGGTGGGCGCCACCATGTCCATGCAGGGCGGCTCCGCAGCCCAGGTCCTGCTGGCCTGGGAGGAGCCGGACCGTCTCCACCGCGGCCTGGTCGGCTCCCGGTTCAACGCCACGATGCTGTCTGCGGTGCGACGGCGCGGGTGGTCCCAGTCGGTGGGGGAGCGGGAGCCCGGGGTCGCCTCCGTGTCCGCGCCGGTACGAGGCAGCAGCGGGAAGGTCGTCGCCGCCATCTCCATCTCCGGACCGATCGACCGCATGGGCCGTCAGCCCGGACGGACCCACGGTGCCGTCGTCGTAGCCGCGGCACGCCGCCTGTCGGAGGCCCTGCGCCACGACGAGGACCGCTGACACCCGGTCATCCCCCGCTCAGCCTCTCGCCCCCGCCCGCCGGTAGGCCGACAGGTTCATACCCGTGACGCTGCCCCACTCCGGGGTGGGAGGAACAGTCCTGTTGTGGTGCTTGATGCGCTCCAGGCGCTGGGGGTCCGCCAGAAGCCCGGCCAGGGCCTCGGCCAGGCCTGCGTCGTCGTCCGCCAGGAGCCCGTCCACGCCGTGCTCGATGAAGTCTCCGACCCCCGAGGAGCCCAGCGCCACCACGGCCAGCCCGGCGGTGCGGGCCTCCAGGACGCTGATCCCAAAGGAGTCGGCCGGAGAGGTCTGCAGGTAGACGTCCGCCTGGGCGAAGGCACGCGCCAGCTCGGGACGGTCCACGCGTCCCACAAGGGTGATGCGCTCCGCCATGCCACTATCGACGACCTCCTGCTCCAGCCGATGCCGCAGGGGGCCGTCACCGTAGACATCCAGGACCGCGTCACGGCATCCTGAGCGCCGCACCGCCTCAGCAAAGGCCTGTACCACCTGCAGCGGCCGCTTGCGCCCGATCCAGCGCAGCGAGGCCACGACCCGCAGCGGCGCCCCGGGTGGTCGGCCCTCCCCTGACGGGCCCGGGTGCCAGTCAGCCAGGCTGATGCCATTGGGCAGCACCGTGACCGGCTCACGGGCACCCGCCTGCAGTACCTGCTGCGCCAGCATGGAGGACACCGCCGTAAGGTCGGCCCCCGCCTCCTGCCACAACCGGACCGGGCTGAGGCCCCCGAGCCGTCCGACAGCCCGCGACCAGCCTCCCAGCACGCAATGGAAGGTGATCGCTGTCGGCACGCCGCAGCGGCGCGCGGCCGCGATGCCCGGCCAGGCGAAGGGCGAGACCACGCCGACGTGGACGTGGACGACGTCGGGCTGCAGGTGCTCCATCAGCCACGTCATCTCCCCGCGCGCCCGAGGGTGGACAGGCAGCTCGGCAGGAAGGGGCACGGTAGTACGAAATACGGGAAAGCCGTCCGCTCGTTCCACCTCCCGCCCCCGGTGAGTGCCCGCTGGCGTCGCGGTAACGACAGCGGGCTCGTGCCCGTGCCGCAGGAGGTTCCTGGCCAGGTCCCGCACCTGGGTCTCGATCCCACCCAGGCGTGGGGCGTAGCAGTCAGACACGATGAGCACGCGCATGGTGCCCAGTGTGCCACCAGTCGCCAGGCGCAAGAGCCCGTCCGGGCCCCACACCCCCGGGCCAGCGCGCCAGATCGGCTCCTCAGGTCGTACCCTCAGTCCTGGGAACCGACCTGCCGCAACTTGGCGATAGCAGCCTCGAAGTCCTCCAGGGACTCAAAGGAGGAGTAGAC includes the following:
- the murA gene encoding UDP-N-acetylglucosamine 1-carboxyvinyltransferase, with translation MVDGLLQVEGGRPLNGEITVRGAKNLAPKAMVAALLGTTQSVLRNVPLIRDVDVVSGLLSLHGVSIDYDQREGVLRLDPSKVEAAHVADIDAHAGSSRIPILFCGPLLHRLGEAFIPDLGGCRIGDRPIDFHLEILRQFGADVDKQVQGIRLTAPHGLNGTVIELPYPSVGATEQTLLTAVRAHGLTELRGAAVEPEIMDLVDVLQKMGAIISVDTDRTIHVEGVEELGGYNHAALPDRIEAASWASAALATRGDVFVRGARQSHMTTFLNTFRKVGGAFDVRDDGIRFYHPGGDLRSSVVETNVHPGFMTDWQQPLVVALTQAGGLSIVHETVYENRFGFTGALRKMGATIQVYRECLGGTACRFGQRNFYHSAVISGPAPLRGADIVVPDLRGGFSHLIAALAAEGTSRVEGVNLIDRGYESFMSKLAALDANVTRLA
- a CDS encoding glycosyltransferase family 4 protein, whose amino-acid sequence is MRVLIVSDCYAPRLGGIETQVRDLARNLLRHGHEPAVVTATPAGTHRGREVERADGFPVFRTTVPLPAELPVHPRARGEMTWLMEHLQPDVVHVHVGVVSPFAWPGIAAARRCGVPTAITFHCVLGGWSRAVGRLGGLSPVRLWQEAGADLTAVSSMLAQQVLQAGAREPVTVLPNGISLADWHPGPSGEGRPPGAPLRVVASLRWIGRKRPLQVVQAFAEAVRRSGCRDAVLDVYGDGPLRHRLEQEVVDSGMAERITLVGRVDRPELARAFAQADVYLQTSPADSFGISVLEARTAGLAVVALGSSGVGDFIEHGVDGLLADDDAGLAEALAGLLADPQRLERIKHHNRTVPPTPEWGSVTGMNLSAYRRAGARG
- a CDS encoding AMIN-like domain-containing (lipo)protein — encoded protein: MRHRVSHPATAPASVLLTVPLVVSLLALLGLGACSTQAAGSAGSRQDATTSASASSATSPTTSPAPASPPVAAASQVPTTTGVLTQKEQGSQVAPSWGSGSQGQDAAEDSALVITDVRVGSHDDEGYDRIVIELAGNGAPGWSALWTDQAYSLGKGDPIAVSGDYTLVVTGTGATMPTTPEQQELAYTGTTRFDMDAKGIEQAHVNLTVEDQFQVVLGTGSQTYRVFTLSSPTRLVIDVADDAAGELGDGEG
- a CDS encoding NAD(P)H-dependent glycerol-3-phosphate dehydrogenase, which gives rise to MRAAVIGSGAWGTTFASLLAQAGTPTTIWARRREVAEEINAGTNERYVPGHRLPSTVRATTSRSQAVYGAQLVAVALPSQEARSVLGSLGGTLGEAAVAVSLMKGVELGTGLRMSELLTQVLGLPPGRVAVVSGPNLADEIAAGQPTGTVVAAQDEAVARLVASSCATATFRPYTNTDVLGVELCGAVKNVIALAVGAATGHGMGDNSRATIISRGLVEITRLGLALGARPETFAGLAGVGDLVATCSSPLSRNQAFGRRLGEGMSVDQAAAASRGVAEGARSARAVLDLALAQGVEMPITAGVVAVVEGTATVAEVTDVLLARPRKAEGVHAPPHE
- a CDS encoding IclR family transcriptional regulator — encoded protein: MDNPTESSSGVGVIDKAAQVLNALESGPATLAHLVASTHLARPTAHRIAVALEYHRLVTRDSQGRFVLGPRLAELARAAGEDHLLVAAGPVLAALRDKTHESAQLYRRQGDVRVCVANAERPIGLRDSIPVGATMSMQGGSAAQVLLAWEEPDRLHRGLVGSRFNATMLSAVRRRGWSQSVGEREPGVASVSAPVRGSSGKVVAAISISGPIDRMGRQPGRTHGAVVVAAARRLSEALRHDEDR
- a CDS encoding lysophospholipid acyltransferase family protein, giving the protein MVSRQQVSGVENIPADGGFIAVANHLSDLDSLTAMRSIVDAGIPIYSLTKSSLFRVPVLGSVLRAGGQIPVQRSSSAASGSLAEAERVLRAGEAVMVFPEGTLSRDPLKWPMTGKTGAARLAMATGVPVLPMGQWGAHMILDTYSVRLRPLPRKDVRVRIGEPLDLSCYGSDVTDREAVRECTAEIMRAVTGLVEELRGLKAPRPFDLKYDGDPGRRRVGVRRPDPVEPEEARSDLGAHLGEESA
- the leuD gene encoding 3-isopropylmalate dehydratase small subunit; protein product: MEKFVRHTGVGAPLRRSAVDTDQIIPAVYLKRITRTGFDDALFASWRAGEPDFVLNQEAYRRASVLVAGPDFGTGSSREHAVWALKDYGFRAVLAPRFADIFRGNSGKQGLVTGVVTQEDCEQLWKILEAEPGTEVTVDLEHRSVEAAGFRCSFQIDDYVRWTLMEGLDDISLTLQHEDKIQAYEQGRPAYKPRTLPARHLPKEQVVSARSTQAP